The Desulfobulbaceae bacterium nucleotide sequence TGCGCTTCCCATACCGACGTAAGAACCAACCAATGGCAATGGCAGCAAGCAGAGTCAACAAGCCTCCGACCAGACCGGAAACGCTGGTTCCGGCATCAACCGCAGGCCACGCCGGTTTCTCATCTAGCGCCTTGACCGCCGCCTCGGAGTGAGGCGCCTGATCCTTCTCCTCAGCGACACCAAATCCGTAGTCGGGCAAGAAAGTCGTCTTTTCCTGAATACGAGCCAGTATCCCATGCAGAGGGTGAGAACTCTCCAACTCACCTTCTCCGCCAGTGACCTTGGCAATTGACCACTCCAACCCGTCTGGATTGGCAGAAGCAAACCAGGAGAGAGCCCCACCGGTAATAATCGTCACCACGGCCAAACCGGCAATGACTCGCTTAAGAGAAATCGAGCCCAAGGCTTGATGGGCCGCAGCCTTGACCATAATTTGAGGCTGGGTGCGCCAGACAAAATTGACTACCGCCGCAGTAACGACACCTTCACCCAAACCGATCCCTAAATGAATCGGCTGCATAAGAAGCAAAAAAGTGGTGAAAGGGAGTTCTGAAACGCCGGAACTCACAGTTTGCAGAACAACACTAAAAGCTCCGAATTGGAGCCCAGCCACACCGGCAAGGACGGAGGCAATAACAATACGCTGCGGTGTGGGTTTCTTACCAGCAATAGGTTTATAGACAAAAGACAGCGCAACAAAACAAGGAAAAAAACCAAGATTAAAGATATTGGCCCCTAAGGCGAGAAGCCCACCATCGGCAAAAAAGAGGGCTTGAACGCCAAGAACCGAGGCCATCACCAGAAATGCAGCATATGGACCAAGCAGGATCGCAAGAATCAACCCTCCTCCCAAATGTCCGCTCGATCCGGTACCAGGGATGGTAAAGTTAATCATCTGAGTGGCAAAGATAAACGCGCCCAGAACCCCCATCAACGGCACCTTAGCATCATCCATTTCCCGACCAACCTTTTTCGAGCAATACCCTGCAAGCGCAGCGGTAAGAGCCCACATCGTACCACCCACTGCCGGGGACAGCAGCGCATCCGCCATGTGCATAACAACCTCCCTTGTTGTGATATTAATTATGAATTTGTGCTACCAAACATGCTACGTTATATTTTTTCGGTGCTTCAGTGTCAACAAATTTTTATTTTTTGTTCACAAAAACATGCTCAACCGAACGGAAGACACCACAATAGCGCAGGTAAGAGAGAGTGATCACGGCAACTACCAGAGCAGCAGACAGCGTGACGAAAAAAGGGAAAAAGAGAACACCAGAGAAGGGATATAAAAGGTAAGAGAGGAACTGCAGCAGTGGACTATGTGATATACAAATCGCAAGACACTTTCCTGCCCAAAACAACGCTGATGCCTATGGCCTCATTATCGAGGCAAGCGAGCCATCCCAGTTACTGCGTGTCAAGCATACCCAGTCGCTCGCTGATGGCAACGGCTTTATCCTGTTTCATCTTTGGAATAATCTTGGCGACTTGGTCGGCCTTCATAGCGCGAAAAATTTTAACTACGTCAGGGTCCTCCATGGCATCAAGCAATGGAGCAACCTTTGAGGCACTCATGGCGCTGTAAATTTTAATTAAATTCATAAACTCCTGGGTCTGTGCACCTTTTATAGCTGTCAGTTGATCTTTAAGCTCGGCCTGAACACTGGCCAGACGAGCCAATTTCTCATCCAGCTCTTTCTGAATCTGAGCCTGTGTCTGCTCCCGCTCGGAAAGCTCAACCTCCTTCGCGGCAATGGCAACTTCTTTTTCTTTTAGATTAAGAGCATTGACAACATCCTCAGGAGTGATGGCCTTGCCGGGTTGCTGATCAAGGGCATGAAGCACTGCTCCACCACTTACCATCAGGACAATGGCGATTATTGTAAAAATGATCATCTTCTTCATCATCATGCCACCTCCTTGCCAAAACGCATCACCGATTGCTCATCACTTTCAAGCTGCTCCAGACGGAGCACCTCGCGCTGCCAGACCAAAAAATCCTTTTCCTTCAGCCTCTCAACAACCTTCCGGGCCTTCACCTTAGTCACCAAATCAGCTCTCACGGTTTCAATCATCTCTTGTTGAGCTAATACTGCATTTTTCTGAAAAGCAATCTGACGATTCTTGGCATGAATAGCCTCCACATAAAAGCTGAACATAGCTGCAGCAATAGTGTGTTTCTTCCGTTCCTCCAGTACTGCAAAAAGGTCAAGTCGCTGTTCTTCAAGCTCGGCAAGATACTTCTTGTGGTTTTTCAAAACAAAAAGTTCATGGGCCAGACGCTGTTGCGCCTGTTCCTCAAAATTACGACGCACAGTCAACAGGGTTTCTAGTCTATAGTGGTAAGCCATGTCTTCGTTCCACTTAGAGCAATGCGCTCAAACCATTGACGCTTTCAGCAAGAGAAACCTTATCTTCAACCTGCTGCTTCAGGAAAGCATTCAAACCATCAATCATGGTAATGGCCTTATCAATTTTCGGATTACTCCCCTTGGCATAGGCGCCGATATTGATCAAATCTTCCGATTTCCGATAGGTGGCCAATATCTCCAAAAAACGATGAGCGCGAACCATATGCTCACGCGGCATGACATCACTCATGCACCTGCTGATACTTCCTAAAATCTCGATAGCTGGATAGTGTCCCTGGCTGGCAAGGTCACGGCTCAATACAATATGACCATCAACGATGGAGCGTACCGAATCGGCAATTGGTTCATTCATATCATCGCCCTCAACAAGAACCGTGTAAATTCCGGTAATGCTGCCGCGCCCCTGACACGTCCCTGCACGCTCCAGCAGTTTAGGCAACTGAGAGAATACCGAGGGTGTGTACCCCCTGGAGGTCGGCGGTTCCCCAATGGCTAGACCAACTTCCCGACTGGACATGGCAAATCGGGTTACCGAATCCATCATCATGATCACGTCACGGCCCAGATCACGGAAATATTCGGCAATAGCCGTGGCCAGATACGCTCCACGCATCCTGACCAAGGGTGGCTGATCCGAAGTGGCGACAACCACAACTGATCGTGCCAATCCCTCAGGCCCCAGATCCCTTTCGATGAAATCCTTGAGTTCGCGGCCCCGTTCACCAATCAAGGCGATAACACTGATGTCTGCCGCGGTATGTTTGGCGATCATGCCAAGAAGAGTGCTCTTGCCCACCCCGGAACCAGCCATGATCGCGATCCGCTGGCCCTTGCCCAGAGTCAAAAGGCCGTTGATTGAGCGAACTCCAACATCAACAGGTTGCACAATCCGCTCCCGCTCCATGGGATTCAAAGGCTCGGCGTACAAAGGATACACTGCATCGGTCACCAGCGGCCCTTTTCCGTCAATGGGATTACCCAATCCATCGATAACTCGGCCCAACATTGCCTGCGACACTGGAACTACCGCCTGACCAGCAACTTGCTGAATAACACTACCCGGTTCCACCCCGCGCATGTCGCCAAGCGGCATCAGCAAAACCCTTCCCTCCCGGAACCCAACAACTTCAGCCGGAACCTTATTCAGACCACGAAAGGCGCTGATTTCACAGATACTGCCCACCGGAATCCCAGGACCATGACTCTCGACCACCATGCCGATTACCTGACTGACCCGCCCCCTGACCGCTATCGTGTCAGTTGAAAGCACGGCTTTGATACAATGAGAGATATTCATGATATTTTCCGCAACGGCAATTACCCGACTGCAGTGGCTGCCTTTTTCAAAATTGCGTCAATAGCGGCAAAGACTCTGTCACGCCGTGAATCAAGAGTTGCATCAATTTCACCAAACGATGTTTCGAGAAAGCACCCGCCAGGAGAGACAGCAGGATCCTCGTTCAAATCAATTTTCTTATACCCGGTCAACATTTCGGGACGTTCCATGGCTGCCCTTTTCAACCGTTCAAGATCCTGACCATGAACCCGAACCGTAACTTTTGAATTTTCAACAACATAAGCCAAAGCCGTTTTCAGACATACCTCTATCACCTGGGGATTCGTCGTGACCTCATGAAAAAGAACACGATCAACCATAGCCTTGATCAACGTAACGATTTCACTCTCA carries:
- a CDS encoding cobalamin biosynthesis protein CbiM, which translates into the protein MHMADALLSPAVGGTMWALTAALAGYCSKKVGREMDDAKVPLMGVLGAFIFATQMINFTIPGTGSSGHLGGGLILAILLGPYAAFLVMASVLGVQALFFADGGLLALGANIFNLGFFPCFVALSFVYKPIAGKKPTPQRIVIASVLAGVAGLQFGAFSVVLQTVSSGVSELPFTTFLLLMQPIHLGIGLGEGVVTAAVVNFVWRTQPQIMVKAAAHQALGSISLKRVIAGLAVVTIITGGALSWFASANPDGLEWSIAKVTGGEGELESSHPLHGILARIQEKTTFLPDYGFGVAEEKDQAPHSEAAVKALDEKPAWPAVDAGTSVSGLVGGLLTLLAAIAIGWFLRRYGKR
- the fliJ gene encoding flagellar export protein FliJ, which gives rise to MAYHYRLETLLTVRRNFEEQAQQRLAHELFVLKNHKKYLAELEEQRLDLFAVLEERKKHTIAAAMFSFYVEAIHAKNRQIAFQKNAVLAQQEMIETVRADLVTKVKARKVVERLKEKDFLVWQREVLRLEQLESDEQSVMRFGKEVA
- a CDS encoding FliI/YscN family ATPase codes for the protein MNISHCIKAVLSTDTIAVRGRVSQVIGMVVESHGPGIPVGSICEISAFRGLNKVPAEVVGFREGRVLLMPLGDMRGVEPGSVIQQVAGQAVVPVSQAMLGRVIDGLGNPIDGKGPLVTDAVYPLYAEPLNPMERERIVQPVDVGVRSINGLLTLGKGQRIAIMAGSGVGKSTLLGMIAKHTAADISVIALIGERGRELKDFIERDLGPEGLARSVVVVATSDQPPLVRMRGAYLATAIAEYFRDLGRDVIMMMDSVTRFAMSSREVGLAIGEPPTSRGYTPSVFSQLPKLLERAGTCQGRGSITGIYTVLVEGDDMNEPIADSVRSIVDGHIVLSRDLASQGHYPAIEILGSISRCMSDVMPREHMVRAHRFLEILATYRKSEDLINIGAYAKGSNPKIDKAITMIDGLNAFLKQQVEDKVSLAESVNGLSALL